The genome window TCTATAGCTTTCTTCAACTGAAGAATATTTTCTGAAACATTCGCCTTTTGCATCATCATCGTGATAAATACGAGGTTTATCCAACGACCATTCTTCAGGACCTTTACATTTTATTCCAAAATGATTATTGGCTTGATCGGCTAATTTACTTTGTCCGCCGCCAGTTTCCAATAAACCTTGAGCCAACGTAATACTTGCCGGAACTTTGTAAAGTTGCATTTCTTCAACAGCTAAAATAGCATGTTTTCGAATGTAAGTTATGTCTCTACTTTCTTGTGCTTGCGCCGAAATTGTCAACACTAAGCTAAAAACGTATAACAATTTTTTCATTCTATAATATTTTTGTTCTTCTTCTTTAAAAGTTTGTTCATTCCTTCAATTCCTTGCAATCCGCCTGTATGAACCAAAAGAATTTTAGAATTATCACTAAAATAATGATTTTTAATTAATTGAAAAATTCCAAAAACCATTTTTCCAGTGTAAATAGGATCCAATTGAATATGGTTAATTCGCTTGAAATCATTTACAAAAGTAATTAATTCATCCGAAACTTTCCCATATCCGCCAAAATGATAATCATTAAAAATAGTGAAATTCGTTTTATTTGTCAATTTTTCGATTTCATTTTGGATAAAATCTCCCTTTAAACTCGGAAAACCTAAAACTTTTTGATGAGGTTTCGAGCTTTCAATCAATCCAGCAATTGTTCCACAAGTTCCGATTGCCGAAGCAATAAAATCATATTCGAAACAATCATCGTACAGAATTTCTTCACAACCTTTTATTGCAAAATCATTTGTACCTCCTTCTGGAATAACGTAAGTGTTTGGATATTTAGTGTTTAAATGATTAATAAATTCTACTTCATCCTTTTTTCGGTATTCTTCCCTCGAAATAAAATGCAATTGCATTCCACATTCTTTTGCAAAACGTAATGTAGGATTTTCATCGATTTTATCCTTCAATTCTTCTCCGCGAATAAAACCGATAGTTTCGAAATGATGTAATAGTCCAGCTGCTGCCGTTGCCGCAATATGATTAGAAAAAGCACCTCCAAATGTTATCAATTTTTTGAAACCTTGTTTTTCAGCTTCAATAAAATTATATTTCAGTTTTCGGTATTTATTTCCAGAAATTTCGGGATGAATCAAATCTTCTCTTAATATAGAAAGTTGAATATTAAGAGAAGTTAAATGTTTGATGTCAATGTTTTGAATTTGAGCTTTATAATCGTTCCAAATCATTTAGATATATTTTAGAAAACTATAAAATTTTCGTTTTTTCAAATAATTCAAATTGTGTTCGTTTGCATAAGCTTCACGCTCAAAACTAATATTGCGATATGCTTTATGTTGATCGCGATATTGAATTAATCGAATCGCATATTCAATCAAGTAAAAAGGATAAAAGAACACAACCAAAAGTTCGAGTTGCTGAATGATATGAATGGTTTCGTGATTGATTAAAACTTCATCATTTTTCAGTTTTTTATCTCTCAAAAAAATGAAAGGAAAAATGGTAATTCCAATAAAATTCTTTCGGAATAAATGACTCAAAACAACTACAAACATGATTTAGGTAATTCGATTTTGTTGCAAAATTAATCAATCTGTGAAGATATTGATTTAAAAAGCATTAAAAATCGTAAATTTAGAGGAAGTTTCACAAATAATTATCATACCAAAATTAATGATAGTTTATAGATAAAAGTTGTAATTTCACAGCATTAGAAATGAAAAAGTTTGAAGAAGGAGATTATTATTTATCTCCAGAAGGTTTCAGAATATTTACTGAACAATATCTAAAAAGAAGAGGATATTGTTGCAAAAGTGGATGCAAACATTGTCCGTATGGATACGACAAAAAAACAGATAAAATAAAGAATAAGAAATAATTATATGAAAATAACATCAACAGTTTTAGCTTTGTTAATAGGAAGTTGTGCTTTTGCGCAAATGAAATTTCCTGCGGTAAGTTCTCATGCTGAAGTTGAGCAAAAAGTAGGTTTGACAGAATTTGAAATTGAATACAATCGACCAAATGTAAACGGAAGAAAAGTGTTTGGAAAATTGGTTCTGAATGGAGAAGTTTGGCGAACTGGAGCGAATGAAAATACGGTCATCAAATTTGATAAACCAATCAAAGTGAATGGACAAGAGTTGGCTGCTGGCGAATATGCGTTGTATAGCATTCCGAACAAAGAGGAGTGGGAGGTAATTTTTTATAAAGACACGAAAAACTGGGGGAATCCGAAAGAGTGGAAAGAATCGAATATAGCGTTGAAAGTGAAAGCTCCGTCGACAAAATCGATGAATAATAAGACAGAAACGTTTGAGATTCGTTTTACAAATGTGACGCAAAAATCGGCGAATTTGGTTTTAGCATGGGATAACACAACGGTTGTTTTGGATATTGAAACGAATACAATTAATGAAGTTTTAAAAATGATTGGAGATCAATTGAATGAAAATTCTTCTGCAAAAGATTTTTACAATTCAGCAAACTTCTATTATTCGAATAAATTGGATCGAAATCAAGCGTTGAAATGGGTTAATACAGCTTTAGAAAAAGATGCAAATGCGCCAGATTATTACAAAGAATTGAAAGTTAATTTGGAAAAAAATAAATATTAATTAAAAATCCCTTCAAAAATTTTTGAAGGGATTTTTTTATTGAGTAATATTCTTCTTTAAGATAATTTGTAGGTAAGAAAACATCAACGCAGTTGACCAGCCTACCATCATAATTCCGTTTATAGCTTCTAATCCAGCCATAATTTTCCATTCGCTATCAATCACAACATCACCGTAACCAACGGTTGTAAAAGTGATTAATGAAAAATAGATTGCTTCTTGAAAACTATATAAATTGTCAATATTTGGATTGAAATAAAAAGTAGCCGCCCAAATTGTACATTGTGCACCGTGCAATAAAGTCAAGAAAGATACTGAAATTGCCATTTGCCAAAGCACTTCACTAAACGTTAATCGTTGTTTTCTGAGATTAAATTTATGTAGATATTTTAGCGAATAAACCGTAACAGTTGATTGTAAAATAACATTTACACAAATAATCAATACACCAAAACATATAATTAGAAACATATTTTTATCAATTATAGATGAGTACAAAAATGTAAAGAATAAAATTTATAAAACACTTTTTGAAGCGAAAAATTTTGTAAATTTAATAGAGAAGGAAAATCTAGATATCCTAAATATTTGATAAAATCTGGATTAATAAAGCT of Empedobacter falsenii contains these proteins:
- a CDS encoding 1-aminocyclopropane-1-carboxylate deaminase/D-cysteine desulfhydrase, with translation MIWNDYKAQIQNIDIKHLTSLNIQLSILREDLIHPEISGNKYRKLKYNFIEAEKQGFKKLITFGGAFSNHIAATAAAGLLHHFETIGFIRGEELKDKIDENPTLRFAKECGMQLHFISREEYRKKDEVEFINHLNTKYPNTYVIPEGGTNDFAIKGCEEILYDDCFEYDFIASAIGTCGTIAGLIESSKPHQKVLGFPSLKGDFIQNEIEKLTNKTNFTIFNDYHFGGYGKVSDELITFVNDFKRINHIQLDPIYTGKMVFGIFQLIKNHYFSDNSKILLVHTGGLQGIEGMNKLLKKKNKNIIE
- a CDS encoding DUF5522 domain-containing protein; protein product: MKKFEEGDYYLSPEGFRIFTEQYLKRRGYCCKSGCKHCPYGYDKKTDKIKNKK
- a CDS encoding DUF2911 domain-containing protein; its protein translation is MKITSTVLALLIGSCAFAQMKFPAVSSHAEVEQKVGLTEFEIEYNRPNVNGRKVFGKLVLNGEVWRTGANENTVIKFDKPIKVNGQELAAGEYALYSIPNKEEWEVIFYKDTKNWGNPKEWKESNIALKVKAPSTKSMNNKTETFEIRFTNVTQKSANLVLAWDNTTVVLDIETNTINEVLKMIGDQLNENSSAKDFYNSANFYYSNKLDRNQALKWVNTALEKDANAPDYYKELKVNLEKNKY
- a CDS encoding potassium channel family protein, encoding MFLIICFGVLIICVNVILQSTVTVYSLKYLHKFNLRKQRLTFSEVLWQMAISVSFLTLLHGAQCTIWAATFYFNPNIDNLYSFQEAIYFSLITFTTVGYGDVVIDSEWKIMAGLEAINGIMMVGWSTALMFSYLQIILKKNITQ